In Paludibaculum fermentans, the genomic stretch TCGGAGGGTTGGAGGCCTGCATCCGGCGGGTTCATGAGCGAAATTCTACCGCAGAATCCAGATTGGACCACGCGGTCCCGGCTTACGGCGGTCCTTCGACGAGAACGATGTTTCCGTTGACCCTCTCGTAAAGGCTGAGGATGCCAAAACTCTCGTCTGGGGCGATTCATGGTTTCTGCCGTGCCCGCCTCCACTTTACGCATTGACATTGTTGTGCAATCCATATATATATCGATGCATATCTATATGGAGCAGGAGCTATGACCGAGGCACACACGCCTGAGAGTTTCCTTCCTCTCAAGCCCAACTGGTTTCACGTTCTGCTGTCACTGGCTGATGAGGAGCAGCACGGCTACGGCATTATGCAGGAGGTGCTGGACCGCACCGGCGGGAAATTGCGGCTGTGGCCCGCCACTCTTTACGGCACGATCAAGCGGCTGATGGAGGAAGATCTCCTCGAAGAGTCGGATGAACGGCCCAGCGCCGAACTGGATGACGCGCGCCGCCGCTATTACCGCCTGACTCCGCTGGGGCGGAGCGTGCTCAAGGCCGAGAGCGAGCGGCTGGAGGATCTGGTGCGGGTGATCCGCGGCAAGCGGGGCTTGACGAAGAGCGAGGCGGAATCATGAGGCCGGATTCGACCGACTCGCCCCGGCCCGTTGCGCTCACGCTGCGGCTCTACCGCGCCCTGGAACGGTCGTTTCCCCACGAGTTCCGGAATGTCTATGGCGACGAGATGCTGCAGGCAGCCGAGGATCTGATTGAACCCGTGTGGCGGCGGCACGGGGTGGGCGGGTTGCTCCGGTTGCTGCTGGACCTTGCCTGGCGAATCCCTGTGGAATACGCCGCGGAACTGCGGTACGACATCCGCTACGGCTTGCGCAGGCTGGCCGGCTCGCCGGGATTCACCGCTGTTGCCCTGACTTCCATCACGCTGGGCGTCTGCATTGCGACGTGTGCCTACTCCGAGATGAACGGATTGCTGCGCGACCTGCCCGGCGTGGCTCAGCCGCAGCAACTCGTCTCGCTGCAGGCGCCGGTTTCCTATCCCACTTATCGCCGGTACCGCGAGCTTCCCAACCTGTTTGCCGGTTCCTTTGCTTACGTGGCGCCCGTGCCTTTTGGGGTCAGAAGCGGCGCGCGGACCGGGCGGATCTGGGGCCATCTGGTGACGCCCGGCTACTTCTCCACTTTGGGTGTACATCCTGTGTTGGGGCGGTTCCTGGATGAGGCCGACGGGCTGGCGGGACAGGCTCCGGTGGTGGTGGTGAGCTACCGGTACTGGCAGGAGCACCTGGGTTCGGATCCCGCGGTGGTGGGCCGCAAGCTCTCAGTGAATGGCAGCCCCTGCACGGTCGTCGGCGTAGCCGCGGAGGAGTTCCTCGGCGCGTCCCCAACCATCTTTCCCGCCGATTTATGGCTGCCGGTGTCCGTCGATGCCCGGCTGGTTCCGGAGTTGGGCGGTAACGCACTGGAGCGCCGTGACCTTACGATGTTCCAGATGGTGTGCCGGCTGAAGCCGGGGACTTCGGAGGCCAGCGCCCTGGCTCAGTTGAATGCAGCCGCGCAGCAGTTGGCTGACTCCTATGGGGACGCGGACCGCTACCAGAAAGGGATGCGCGTGCAGTTGATGGGCGGCGGGAAGATCCTGCCGCTGCGCAAACAGGACGTGCCCTTCTTCAAAGAGTTCCTGATGGTGCTGGGCGGGCTGTTGCTGTTGATCGCCTGCGCCAACGTCGCCAACATGATGCTGGCGCGTGCCGTCGACCGGCGTAAGGAGATTTCGGTCCGCCTGTCCCTGGGCGCCAGCCGGGCACGACTGATCAGGCAGTTGCTGACGGAGAGCGTGCTGCTGTCGATGGCGTCGGCTCCGCCGGCGTTGCTGCTGAGTTACTGGATCATGCACGCCTTGTCGCAGTTGAAGATGCCGTTACCCATTCCAGTGGGCTTTGATCTGACCCCGGACTGGCGCGCCTTCCTGTTCACGTTTGCAGCCACAGGCCTTGCCGGCTTCGCCTTTGGATTGGCGCCCGCACTGCAGGCGACGCGCACAGACCTGGTGCAGGCTTTGAAGGAGAGCGGCGGGCTGCGCGCCAAGGTGCGCAGGGTGCCCCGGCTCAAGAATGGGTTGATGCTGCTGCAGATGGCCGCCTCCCTGACGCTGCTGCTGCTGACGGGCTATCTGGGCATCGGGATCCAGAGCACGATGGGCGTGCAGGAGGGGTTCGATCCCAGGAACCTGTACATGGTCTCGCTCGATCCGGTGCGCGATGGCTACGCTCCGGACCGCGCTGGAGACTTCCTGGAGAAGTTGCTGGAGAGCGTGAAGGCGAAGCGTGGAGTGGTCTCAGCGAGCCTCACGGATACACTGCCGGTTTCCCTCGACGGCAACGCCGGAGTCCGGTTCCTGAACGCTGATTCCAGCGAGGATGGGCGGCGTGCCGCGAATTGGGCACGCAAACATACAGTGGGCCGCGATTACTTCGCGACGGTGGGTATTCGCATCCTCTCCGGCCGCAGCTTCCAAAGGCAGGATGAGCGGGCCGGGGCCATGGCGGTGATCGTGAGCCAGGAGGCGGTTCGCAAGATCTGGAAGGGGACCGATCCGGTGGGACGGCGCATTGAGCTGGGCAACGCGGCCGCGCAGGGCGCGTTCGCGGCGATGCCGGGAACCATCGACTTGCGGGCCAGTGCGTTGTCGGCGGCGCCTGCTAGCTATGAAGTGGTGGGCGTGGCCGGCGATGTTTCGGAGGACCTGGTAGCAAGCAAGAAGCATCCAGCGGTCTATTTCCCGTTGCGCCCGGAGGACCATGTCCAGCCCTCCTTGCGCGGAGTGACGCTGCTGGTGCGCGGCGCTCCAGGTGTCGATGTGGTGAGTTTGGTGGAGAGGGAGATCGCGAGCCTCGACGGACGGATCACTCCTTTCCATGCCGGCAGCATGATGGAGCACATCGCGCAATTCATGTCGATGCTGAAAGCGGCCTCGTGGACCTACGGCCTGATTGGCCTGTTCGGGCTTGTGCTGGCGGCTGTCGGACTGGCTGGAGTCACGGCCTATTCGGTCGCAAGGCGTGGCCACGAGATTGGGATCCGGCTGGCGCTGGGCGCCCAGAAACGGGATGTACTGGTTCTGGTGATGAAGGATGGGGCGCTGATGGTGCTGCTGGGAACGGCGGTGGGGCTGGCGCTTTCGCTGGCCGGTGTCCGGGCATTGTCCGGCATCTTCTTCACCGTGGCCAGTGTGCAGGGCTACGACCCCATGCTGTTGATTGGGGCTCCGGCGTTGCTGGCCGGGCTGGCCTTGCTCGCCTGTTATGTGCCCGCGCGGCGGTCCACCAATATCGATCCGGCGGTGACATTGCGGTCGGAGTAGCCGGGGCGGCGGCTAACCGCGGCGGGTTCGCCAACTGATCAGCTTGGGTTCCGTCATCTCCTCGATGGCGTAGCGCGGACCTTCGCGGCCGGTGCCGCTGAGTTTCACGCCGCCATAGGGCATCTGGTCGAGGCGGAACTGAGGGACATCGTTGATCAGGAAACCGCCCACCTCGACGCGGTGCGCCGCGTGGAACGCCTTGTCGAGATCGTTTGTGAAGATGCCGGCCTGCAGGCCGTAGTCGGAATTGTTCAAGCGCGCGATGGCGTCGTCCAGGGCGTCGTAAGCATTGATGGCGGCCACGGGTCCGAAGGCCTCCTGGCGGAAGACGCGCGACTGCTCCGGGACTTCCGTCAGGACGACCGGCTGCAGGGTGGCGGTGGAGCGAGGGCCGCCGCTGTGGCGGACGGCTCCGGCGGCGACTGCCTCTTCCACCCATTGCTCCACGCGCCGCGCCTCGGTTTCGGTGATGAGCGAGCTCACCTGCGTCGCCGGGTCGAGCGGCGGGCCTACGCGCAAGGCTCGCGCGGCGGTGGTGAAGCGTTCGACGAACTCGTCGTGGATGCGGCGGTGGACGAAGATGCGCTGTACCGAAATGCAGACCTGTCCGGAGTGCGCGTAGGCGCCAGGCACGGCTCGTTCGACACAGTCGGCCAGATCGGCGTCCGGTTCCACCAGGAGGGCCGAGTTGTTGCCGAGTTCCAGGGTGACGCGCTTCAGGCCGGCGCGGGCACGGATCCGCAGGCCTACTTCGGCGCTGCCGGTGAAGGTGATCATGCGGATGGAGGGGTGCTCCACCAGGAAGTCGCCGATGGCGCCGCCGGGTCCGGTGACGACGTTGAGCGCTCCGGCTGGGAGACCGCAGTCGTGCAGCAGGCGCGCCAGTTTCAGGGCACAGACGGGGGTGGCCGAGGCCGGCTTGTGGATCACCGTATTGCCGCCGGCCAGCGCGGGCCCGATCTTGTGCACGCTGAGGTTGAGCGGGAAGTTGAAGGGGGTGATGGCGGCGATGACGCCGACGGGTTCGCGGACCGTCATTGCCATGCGGCCCTTGCCGGCGGACAGCGCCTCCATGGGTACGACTTCTCCGGCCAGGCGGTGGGCCTCTTCGGAGGAGAAGAGTAGCGTTCCGGCGGCGCGCTCCACTTCCACGCGGCCTTCGCGCAGCGGCTTGCCGCTCTCGGAACTGATGGTGCGGGCGAACTCTTCCTTCTGCTCCAGCAGACGGTAGTGGGCCGTGCGCAGGATGGCGCTGCGTTCGTCCAGGGTGAGGGCCCGCATGACGGGCGCTGCCGCCACGGCGGCTTCCACGGCCTGTTGCAACTCATTCGGCCCGGCGGCAAAGACGGTGGCGAAGGGCGACCCGTCGTAAGGGACGCGAACGGTGAGTGGTGAGGCGGTGCGGATCTCCCTGCCGGCGATCCACATCGGGTATTCCGGAGTGTGCGTGTTGAGAGTGGTCACAGCCAGCCGCTCCTAGGGCTTTCCAGCTTTTCCCATCCTGCCAAAGTCGAAGCCTTCCCGCACGACACGGCCCTGGGCGTCGACGATCCACTCGGCCGTGAAGGCGTTGTCGCCCGGCACGCCAAAGCGCAGATCGTGGATGGTGACGCTCACCGCGCCTTCCGGCGACGGGGTAGGGGTGATGCGCCACAGCGGGGCCTGGGAGAAGTCGAGGAAGACGCGGGCGGTCTCGGTGGCGAGGACGGCGGCGCGCACAGGGGTGGTGTCCAGCTTGGGGAAAGTGCGCCCCGATTCCGGATCGAATTCACGGTGAAGATCGAGCGGGACGACGTGCCAGGCACTCGAGGTTTCCACGACTCCGGTCCACTGCCAGGGGTTGAAAGCGCCTGGGAGGGCCAGAACCCGGCGCGGCATCTCGTGCCGGTACATGCGCGCTTCCAGTGCCCTGACCGCCTGGTCGTGCAACTGCGCGCGTCCGCCGATGTAGAGGGCCACCAGCAGCAGGCCGGCCACTGCCATGCCGCGCCCGGCTCCGCGCCGCGCGCCCATTTCGCTTTCCACCAACCGGCCCAGCAGCGGGCCCAGGGCGCACAGCAGGAGAATGGCCCAGACCCAGACGTCGACGATGTTGAGGAGGTCGAGGTGCAGCCACTCGCCGGAGAACGGGAGCTTCAGGCGGATGCCGTAGACGTTCATCCAGTCGAGCATCAGGTGGCTGAACAGGGCGACGGCGGAGACGAGGTAGGCTTTCAGCCAGTCCAGCGGGCGGACGCCCTGGCTGCGGGCCAGCAGCCACCAGAGGGGCAGCGGAGCCAGCGCTACCAACGGTAGCCAGAAGAGGGCGTGGGAGAAGCCGCGATGGTTTGCGAGAT encodes the following:
- a CDS encoding PadR family transcriptional regulator — encoded protein: MTEAHTPESFLPLKPNWFHVLLSLADEEQHGYGIMQEVLDRTGGKLRLWPATLYGTIKRLMEEDLLEESDERPSAELDDARRRYYRLTPLGRSVLKAESERLEDLVRVIRGKRGLTKSEAES
- a CDS encoding ADOP family duplicated permease; this encodes MRPDSTDSPRPVALTLRLYRALERSFPHEFRNVYGDEMLQAAEDLIEPVWRRHGVGGLLRLLLDLAWRIPVEYAAELRYDIRYGLRRLAGSPGFTAVALTSITLGVCIATCAYSEMNGLLRDLPGVAQPQQLVSLQAPVSYPTYRRYRELPNLFAGSFAYVAPVPFGVRSGARTGRIWGHLVTPGYFSTLGVHPVLGRFLDEADGLAGQAPVVVVSYRYWQEHLGSDPAVVGRKLSVNGSPCTVVGVAAEEFLGASPTIFPADLWLPVSVDARLVPELGGNALERRDLTMFQMVCRLKPGTSEASALAQLNAAAQQLADSYGDADRYQKGMRVQLMGGGKILPLRKQDVPFFKEFLMVLGGLLLLIACANVANMMLARAVDRRKEISVRLSLGASRARLIRQLLTESVLLSMASAPPALLLSYWIMHALSQLKMPLPIPVGFDLTPDWRAFLFTFAATGLAGFAFGLAPALQATRTDLVQALKESGGLRAKVRRVPRLKNGLMLLQMAASLTLLLLTGYLGIGIQSTMGVQEGFDPRNLYMVSLDPVRDGYAPDRAGDFLEKLLESVKAKRGVVSASLTDTLPVSLDGNAGVRFLNADSSEDGRRAANWARKHTVGRDYFATVGIRILSGRSFQRQDERAGAMAVIVSQEAVRKIWKGTDPVGRRIELGNAAAQGAFAAMPGTIDLRASALSAAPASYEVVGVAGDVSEDLVASKKHPAVYFPLRPEDHVQPSLRGVTLLVRGAPGVDVVSLVEREIASLDGRITPFHAGSMMEHIAQFMSMLKAASWTYGLIGLFGLVLAAVGLAGVTAYSVARRGHEIGIRLALGAQKRDVLVLVMKDGALMVLLGTAVGLALSLAGVRALSGIFFTVASVQGYDPMLLIGAPALLAGLALLACYVPARRSTNIDPAVTLRSE
- a CDS encoding aldehyde dehydrogenase family protein gives rise to the protein MTTLNTHTPEYPMWIAGREIRTASPLTVRVPYDGSPFATVFAAGPNELQQAVEAAVAAAPVMRALTLDERSAILRTAHYRLLEQKEEFARTISSESGKPLREGRVEVERAAGTLLFSSEEAHRLAGEVVPMEALSAGKGRMAMTVREPVGVIAAITPFNFPLNLSVHKIGPALAGGNTVIHKPASATPVCALKLARLLHDCGLPAGALNVVTGPGGAIGDFLVEHPSIRMITFTGSAEVGLRIRARAGLKRVTLELGNNSALLVEPDADLADCVERAVPGAYAHSGQVCISVQRIFVHRRIHDEFVERFTTAARALRVGPPLDPATQVSSLITETEARRVEQWVEEAVAAGAVRHSGGPRSTATLQPVVLTEVPEQSRVFRQEAFGPVAAINAYDALDDAIARLNNSDYGLQAGIFTNDLDKAFHAAHRVEVGGFLINDVPQFRLDQMPYGGVKLSGTGREGPRYAIEEMTEPKLISWRTRRG
- a CDS encoding metal-dependent hydrolase, with amino-acid sequence MDNLTHSLTGVLLARAGLNRLVPRATVLAVIAANLPDLDIVTGLRGWLCYLANHRGFSHALFWLPLVALAPLPLWWLLARSQGVRPLDWLKAYLVSAVALFSHLMLDWMNVYGIRLKLPFSGEWLHLDLLNIVDVWVWAILLLCALGPLLGRLVESEMGARRGAGRGMAVAGLLLVALYIGGRAQLHDQAVRALEARMYRHEMPRRVLALPGAFNPWQWTGVVETSSAWHVVPLDLHREFDPESGRTFPKLDTTPVRAAVLATETARVFLDFSQAPLWRITPTPSPEGAVSVTIHDLRFGVPGDNAFTAEWIVDAQGRVVREGFDFGRMGKAGKP